Below is a window of Culturomica massiliensis DNA.
ATCTCGCCCGTCTTCTCGTCGCGGACTATCAGCACGTCTTTTTCTGTTGTTTTCTTTGCCATTTGAAAAATGTTTTAATGGGTTATTTATTAAAGAAATTATGGATACGCGCCTTGTAGAAGGCTATATCTTCCTTGCGGAAATCCTTTACGTGTTCGGAGAGGAATGTCAGTACGTCCTCCTCGCTGTAATAGGTCTTTTTGCCGAGCGTCTTGTACGGCAATGCACCGATGCTGCGGTAGCGCTGCAGGGTACGCTTGCTTATCTGGAGCAGCATGCAGAGGTCTTGGTTGTCGAACATCCTGATACTTTCCATCGGGTTTGGGGCTTTGCCGGACGGTCGCAGGGAGAGCAGCAGCTCGTCCTGACGGTCGAGCCGTTCCATCAGCTTCTGCATCCAGTCCTCAAAATTGTTTCGTGTAAGCAGTTCCATATCTTATGTCCTCCTTCCTTTGGGTTTGCCGCCGCCCGTGCGCAGCGTGTGGTTGCGTTTCAGTTCCGTCAGTGTCGCTGCATCTTCTGCCACGGTGCAGTCTGCGAGCAGGCGGTCTATTTCCGACCGGCGGTAGCGGCATTTGCCGCGCAGCACGATATAGCCGATGCGCTGTTCGCTGCGCATACGTTGGAGGGTACGGGTACTCACGTTCAGCAGGTGCGCCGCCTCGCGGGTGGTGAGCAGCATGTCGGAAGACTCTCCCTTCCTCTCACCGGAAACGGCACGCACATAGACCGCTATCTCGGCTATCTGTTCCGTCAGGGCGGTGAAGGCGGAACTTTCAATCGTTATCACTTTCATATTTTGTCCTTTCTTTTGTTTCTCTGCGGCAAAATTCGGCAATAAACAAAAGGGGCTTTAACAACTCATTACGTGACTCACGTAAGATTTTCTTTGAAAGTGACTCCGTAACCCGGACAACCGGCGCAACAAGCTGCCGTATAGCGGAAAACGGCACGCATTCAAGGCGGCTGCGTTACCTTTGCGGTAAATCATTAAATGTTTTGGTATATGGAAATCGTATCTATCGAGAAAAAGACCTTCGAGATGATGCTGGCGTCATTCAACGCCCTCTCGGAGAAAGTCGCCGCCCTCAGGCGCAAAAGCGACGGCGGGCGGCTGGAAAGGTGGCTCACGGGCGAGGAGGTCTGCGGGCAGTTGAGAATCAGCCCGCGCACGTTGCAGTCATTGCGTGACAGGCGGCTTATCGGCTACTCGCAGATGAACCGCAGGTTCTATTACAGGCCGGAGGAGGTCAGGCGGCTTATTCCGCTTATCGGCACGATCTATCCCGATGGAAAATGACTCTGTTTTTATTAACCACTTAATCCGATGTTATGATGAACGAGAACAACGAGGTTTTCTCAATGGAGGACGAGCCGGTTGCCACCGCGATACAGAATATGCTCAAAGGCTCCAAATGGCTCTCCGCATTTTTGGAAAGTTACCGTCCGCCACTGGACGGGGAACATTACCTGACGGACAGGGAGGTGGCGGAAATGCTCCGGGTAAGCCGCCGCACCTTGCAGGAGTATCGCAACAACAGGATGCTGCCCTTTATCCTTCTGGCAGGTAAGGTGCTTTATCCCGAATCGGGACTGCGTGAACTGTTGGAGGCGAATTACCTCAAGCCGCTGGAATAAGGCGGTTGCATGAAAAAAAAGGAAACGGACAGCACCCGATGGTGTTGTCCGTTTCCTTTTTCGTTGTCTGTATGCGTGTTCAGCAATATCCGGTTTTCCCGTTCTGTATGAACATCACGTATGCCTGCCTCTTTTCCTTTGAGAGAGCCTTCTCCACCAGCCACATGCGGAACACGTGTGTATAGTAGGTGTTCAGCCGGAAGGCTACTGGAATGATGATTTCAAGCGAGTAAACATCCGCGTACAGGCCGTTTTCAAGCTGTATGTAGCGGCATACCTCGTAGTCGTTCAGCACGTCCGACTTGCGGACGGCTTTGATGGCGGCGTTCACTGCCGGGACGGTGGCATGGAACTCTTCGGCGATTTCCCCGGCGGTCATCCATACCTCGTTACCGGTTACGCTGACCGTCTTGTCCTCTATAATGATTATGTCACGTTTCATGGCGTCTCTGTTTTAGATGGTACATCCTGCAAATTCCTCGATTTGGTTCAATCTTGCGGCAAGGTTCTCCATGTCTTGGTTGAGCTTCTCTTTGGTTATCTTCGCGTATATCTGCGTTGTCTTTATACTCTTGTGTCCCAGCATGGAACTGACTGTTTCGATGGGTACACCGTTGGAGAGGAACACCGTCGTGGCTGCCGTATGGCGGCTGGTATGCCACGTGATATGCTTGGTGATGCCGCAACGCTTGGCGACGGCACGGATCCCGGCGAGGCACGTGTTGTAGTGGGGAACAGGGAAAATCCTGCCGTTTTCGCACAGCCCGCGGTATTTGTCGATGATTTGTTTCGCAATGTCAAGCAGGCGGATGTTAGACACCACGCCCGTCTTCTGGCGGTTGATGTTTATCCACTCGTGTTCATCGAAGTAGGTGCGGATGTTCTCTTCCGTCAAATTGCGCATATCGGCGAATGACAAGCCCGTGAAGGCGCAGAACAGGTAGAGGTCGCGGTATAGTTCCTGTTTGGCGTTCTTCAGTTTACCTTCCATCAGCAGGCGGATTTCGTCTTTGGTCAGGAAACTGCGTGTCGTTTCCTCCTTCTTGATTTCATACTCCCTGAACGGGTCGCGTGTGAGCCATTCGTTGTTGATGGCGATGAACACCATCGTCCGAAGTGGGCATACATACAGCCACACGGTATTGGTGCAGCAGTGTTTGTCCGTGCGCAGAAACATCTCGAAGTCGGAAATGAAAGCGGGGGTAAGCTCTTTCAACGCGATGTCCTTCACGTGGTAACGGATGTTGAGAAACTCTTGCAGGTGCTTGTAAACGGTCTTGTACTTCAAGAGTGTGCCTTTGGCTTTCATGCCTGCTTCCACCTGCTTGGCATAGTCCTCGTTGTGTTGCTGGAACACCTGCATCAGCGTGTGATAGCGGTGTTCCAGTCCGAGAAAGGCGTTCTTCACCTTCTCTGCCGTGACGAAGTTGTCACGCTCCATGATTTCCTGATAGTGCTTGTTGATGCGCACCCGCATCTTGTCAAGCATGCGGTTCGTTTCGAGTGCCGCCGTGCTTCTGCCCGTGACACGTCCCCCTTTGGTGTCCCACAACTTGGGATCGATGGTCAGTTTGCAACTGAATTGCGTCTGGCTGCCGTCCACCGTGATGCGTCCCATGACGGGAACCGTCCCGTCTTTTTTCACTACCTGACGTTTGAGGTAGTAAATAACTGAAAATGTACTCTTCATCGTCCTTAATTTTTTTTGTTCAAAATTAGTTGGTGAAGAGCCCTCCTCTGATACGCAAATCGCGGAAGAACGGCGCAATCTTTTTTTGTTACCGGATTTTTTGCGTGAGTTGTCAGTAACTCACTAATCCTTAAGGCCTTGTTTCGTTATTCGTGTCCATTTCGTCACCTATTGGGCGTGGTTACGAACAAGTAACGTAGCTCCGTCTTGATTTGGCTTCGGCGTGGATTGTAATGGCTCTCAGAATAATTGGCAGCGTTAATGAAACCCCTGTAAATCAAATCCATTACCATATTCTTCCGCATTTCACTTTTTTGTAATAACTTTGCCCGAAAAAGTTATGCCCCGGTACGGCAAAAATCCGACGGGATTTGAGCGGCTTATACAACAACAATTCAAAGTCCAGCCGTATAATAATAATACAACGGAGAGCATCTAAAAAAAGATTATATGGAAAACAGATTAAATGTAGGTATCACACACGGAGATGTAAACGGTATCAGTTACGAGCTAATCATAAAAATGATGGCAGAAAACCGGATTTGTGAAATATGTACTCCTATCCTCTACGGTTCTTCAAAAGTCGCAGCCTATCACCGGAAAACTTTAAATATCGAAAATTTTAATCTGAATAGCATACAAACACCGAGAGAAGCGAACCCCAAACGTTGTAATGTAATCAATTGTATCGACGATGCAGTAAAAGTCGAATTGGGTCAGGAAACGGCCGAATCGGACAAAGCTGCCATGATCGCCCTGAAAAAAGCTCTGGATGATCTGGATCATCAGGGAATCGAAATCATCGTTGCAGCACCCCAGGGGATCGAATCTTTCAAAACAGAAGGTGCCTACGGATGTCCGGACTATCTGGCCAAACGATACGGCGTTAAAAATGTTATGCCGGTATTGGTCGGTACAAAAATGAAAATCGGATTTGTTACAACGCATATTCCCTTTAAGGAAATTGCAGCCAATATTACGCCGGTCAACATACTCAGTAAGCTGAAGATGCTCGACAATACACTTAAAAAAGATTTTACCATACGGAAACCCCGTATTGCCGTATTGGGACTAAATCCCCATAGCGGAGAGAACTGTCTCTTCGGAGAAGAAGAAAAATCCATCATCATCCCGGCCATTGAAAAAGCAAGGGAAAACGGAATTATGGCTCTCGGCCCTTATTCCCCGGAAAACCTGTTCAAAGGTACGGATTACGAAAAATTCGATGCTATACTGGCTTTGTATCACGATCAGGGCATGGTTCCTTTCAAAACGATAGAAGGCAACGAAGGGGCAGTCCTTATTGCCGGGCTTCCGATCGTATATACCTCAACCGTATCGGGAACAGCTTACGACATCGTCGGCCAGAACCAGGCGGATGAAATCGCTTTGAACTCGGCATTATACCTCGGCATAGATGTATTCAACAACAGACAACAAAATGCGGAATTGACTGCTAACCCGCTACAACATTACGACGTCGCCGGAAATGCCAATGAAAGCGACCTGAATGTCGAACAAATCGCAGGTGTCAAAGATTTTCCGGAAGATTAATTTCCTCGAAAAACAATTATAAAAAAGGGTGGCAAATTTTACAGCCACCCTTTATTTATACCAGAATCAATCATTTATAACCCGTTTGATAACCTTAAGATTATGGGTATACCGTTTCAATTCCTCATTGAAAATTCCCTGATGATCGATTTTATCTACCCGTACCCGCCCGGAAGCATGAATGATCCGGTTTTGTTCCCACAATATGCCGACATGAGTAATAGCCCCAGCATCATCTCCGAAAAACGCAAGATCACCTGGTAAAGCTTCTTCTACAAAAGAAAAATTCTGCCCGCAATTAACCTGCTGGGAGGCATCCCGGGGCAAATCGATACCGGCAATACGATAGACAATCTGTGCCAAACCCGAACAATCAATTCCATACGGCGAACGCCCTCCCCACAAATAAGGGGTATTATAATACATCAACGCATATTCGATAATCAATTCCCGCAAACTGTCTATCCCGACATCCTTCGGACGTGTAACCATCGTATACACATCTTCCCCGATCAGCAACTTACGGCTATCTGCTTCTAAAAACGGAAGAACGCTCCCGGAAACAATCAGTTTATTGCCGTAATCCCCCTCCTTCGTAATAATATTAAAAACTTCGGTTGTCAGAACAGGAACATCGGTCCGATATTTTTCCGCATATTCATCACTCACCGGTTTACACATCTTCCGGTCGATCCACCCCTCATAACCGTCATGCAGCAATTTCACATACACCCATTTTTCGGCAACCTCCGATATTTCATATAATTCACCGAACAATATTTGCGAAACCATCTCGCTTCTTTCCGACTGTTCCCGACGCATGGGAACAATACTCAAATCTGCTATTCCGAAAGCCATCTTTATAGATTAGGAATTATAATAATACATCAAAATCAGTTGATCTATTCAAATATTGTAAAAACTTTTTTAGCAAATTGCAAAAATGATAAACAAGTCTATAGACTTAAGCCAGGCAACCCCCAACTTCGAACAAAGGTAATAAATTATTCAAAAATATCAGGGAATATAAGGATTTACCTGTTGTGTCCATTTCATCTTCTTATATTCGTTATTCATATAAGGATAAGCCTCCTGCGGTATATAAACAGTCAGACCACTATAAAAATCAATGGCAGAATAAGAACCGTTACCTGCCGAATAATAGCCGGGAGTATGAGCCTTATACACAATACATGCATTCAAAGCAGCCTCTATCTCTCCGACACGCTGAGGATATAACGTTTCCAGGTAATCTCCCAAATCGAAATACAGATTATTCCAGCCGTATCCGTAACGTTGTATATGACCGATATCAAGATGCTTTTCACCGTCGACACCGGCCAGCAACTCTTTGGCAAGATTCGCCAATGCTTCCATTTTCGACACATCAAGAACCGTAACTGTCGCAGAACGCCATGCACCGCTCAGTTTATCGTAATATTCGTAAAACTCACGGGCAACAGCCGTTAAATCCGGTTTTTCCTTCATCAGATGACCCATCATCGTTTTATATACGAAACCGGGCACCAATACTTCGGCCGGAGAAAATACCAGATAATCGGCACACTCTTTAAACTCGTAAGCAACTTCAACGCCTCCCATCAAACAGGCATCAAAAATAACAAAAGACATCTTTACGGGCAAAGCCGTTACAAAATCACGGACCTCCATTTCTTCTCCTTTATCGGATATAACCGAACGCGGACGGGCCAACGTATTGACAGGAAGCCAACCGGAAGCATGTGATAAAACGACCAAACCGTAAGACTGAGCCGGATATTCATCTACAATCTCGGACAATACCCGGCGAAAAATAACCGGATCGGCAGAATTACTTTCTTCATAGCGTTTCACTTCCCGGGCAACGGCTTTCCCGTTCTCCCACAATATTTCCGTTAAGTAGGGCTCTCCCTGCGGATTATCCGAATTACTACCCTTAGGTCGCGGGTCTGCATAAACCAATAAATGACCGGTGAAACTTTCTTTCCACCCCTCTGTCAACCCGGCAATCTTTTCATCATCCTCCCCGCTGAAATTATTATCTACACCCAAATATACAATCACAGTCCGATCTGCCATAGGAGGAGTATGTTTGTCGTCACTACATCCCCAAAGTCCCAGAAACAATAATAGTATACCTATAATCCGCATCATGCTATTCAAATTAAAATTCGAGTATACGGATTATTTTTCAAAAAGTAAAACATCGGTAGCAAAATTATAGATTCTGATTGTAAATTGTAGATTGTAAATCCGATTCCAGCCTGACAGATAATAAATCTTTGATTTTCAATTGCAAATTAATATATTTTCAGACCCGATAAATATCCGCTTGATTTACCGTTCGAATAACATACATCGAAATTAACCGGGAATCAATACTTATATAAAATACCACCTGCTTGAAATTCATCCCTCAATGAAAAACCTATCTGTAAAATCCCTGATCAAAAATTTTCTGATCACTGAACGAATAAGGAAATGCCGACTGATGTATCCCGCGTTTTTTATTCGGCCTATGACTCATATCGAATTGCAAAGTCGTACCTTTTATCAAATCTCCGTAACTAAAATAGTTTTTGTCATATTCTCTCCCATCCACCCTCAAACTCCGGATATAACAATTCTCCGGAGTATTGTCCGGAGCCGATATTTCAATTTTATGACCGTTTTCCAATGTAATCGTTGCTTTCCGGACCAGCGGCGCTCCGATGACATATTGATCGCTACCGGGACATACCGGATAAAAACCCAAACTGGAAAACACATACCAGGCCGAAGTTTGTCCGTTATCCTCATCCCCGCAATATCCGTCGGGAGTCGGACGATACATCCTCTCCATCGTCTGCCGCACCCAATATTGAGCCTTCCAGGGTTCACCGCCATAATTATACAGATAGATCATATGCTGTACAGGCTGATTACCATGAGCATAATTTCCCATATTCATTACTTGCATCTCGCGGATTTCATGAATAACCCCGCCGTAATAACTATCGTCATAAACCGGTGGAACGGTAAATACGGAATCCAGCATATATACAAAAACATCACGCCCTCCCATTAAATCCTGTAACCCTTTCACATCGTGGAACACCGACCAGGTATAATGCCAACTGTTACCTTCTGTAAACGCATCCCCCCATTTCAATGGATTAAAAGGCTCCTGAAACCGTCCGTCCTTGTTTTTACCACGCATCAAATTATGAGAAGAATCAAACAAATTTTTATAATTCTGTGAACGTTTTTCATACAGACCAGTCTCTTCTGCCGACCGGCCAAGCTTCCGCCCCACCTGGGCAATACACCAATCATCATAGGCATACTCCAACGTACGGGCTGCACTTTCGTTAATTCCGGCATCATAAGGTACATAACCTAAATTGTTATAATACTCATAGCCATACCGCCCGGTCGATTTCACCTGCGGATGACAACTGTTAGCAGTAGACAACATCGCTTCATACAAAGGCAACTGAATATCCCTGGGAGTAATATCTTTGAGGATAGCGTCAGACACTACTGAAGCCGAATTATTTCCCACCATACAACCGCGATGTCCCGGCGACGCCCATTCCGGCAAAAAACCGCTTTCTTTATACGTATTGAGTAATCCTTCCTGTATCTTAGCATTCATCGAAGGATAAGCCAGATTCAGTAAAGGAAATAAACAACGGAAAGTATCCCAAAAACCCGTATCCGTAAACATATAACCCGGCAATACCTTTCCGTTATAAGGACTGTAATGAACAGGACGTCCGTTTTCGTCAAATTCGTAAAAGCTACGCGGAAATAAAACAGAACGATACAAACAGGAATAAAAAGTGCGCATCTCATCCAGGCTCATTTCAACATCAAACACACCTAAAATTTTATTCCATACTTTCTGTCCTTCTGCCTTTACCTCTTCAAACGTTTTATTCTCCAATTCTTTCAGGTTACGTTCGGCTTGTTCATAGCTGATAAAAGAAGAAGCCACACGAGCCCGGATTTTTTCTCCCCGCCGGGTTTTGAAGCCGATCAAAGCCCCCACGTGATCGTCCTGCACTTCCCTGCCGTCACACACCTTTCCATCTTTCCAAATATGCCATGCATCCGGGGTATCTTCAAACTCAACGACGAAATAATTTTTGAAATTCGCCGGCACACCGCCACTATTACGGGTTGTATAACCCATAATCTTATTCTCTTCCGGAATCACTTTTATATACGACCCCTTATCGTAAGCATCGATCACGATATATCCCTCGTCCGTTTCCGGAAAAGTAAACCGGAAGTAAACTGCCCGCTCAGTCGGTGTCATCTCTGTCACAATATCGTGTTCAGCCAGGTATACGCTATAATAATAAGGTTTGACTACTTCCGCCTTATGTGAAAACCAACTCGCCCGGTCCTCCTCCGTAATTTTCATTCCCTTCACAGGCATAAGGGAAAACGTACCGTAATCATTGATCCACGGACTGGGCTGGTGGGTCTGCTTAAAACCGCGCAAACGATAATGATCGTATACATAAATCCATCCATCTCCCATCTTGCCGGTCTGGGGAACCCAGAAATTCATCCCCCAAGGACGGGCTATTGCCGGATAAGTATTGCCGGTAGACAACTGATATTCAGACAATGTCCCCATTAAAGGATTTACATAGTCCGAATAATCTTTCTCCTCTGCCCTTACCGGAGAATGATATCCCCAAACCAGAGCCAACAAAACCAATAATACAACCGCCTTCTCTTTCATAAACTTTGATTTTAACGAATAAACACACATTATTCCTTCGTCATGGAATACGGCTTCTGTTCCTTCGTAAACAGCCGTTTCTTATTCGGAGTAGCCCCCATCTCAAAATACAATTCCCCGCCTTCACGGAGAGCCTCGTGAGTAAGATAGGCTTTTTTATACTCTTCTCCATTCCATTTTACAGACCTCACATAACGATTTTCAGCACTCACACGGGGAGCCTTAATCACCAGTTTTTTACCATTTTCAAGATGTACGGTCATCTCTTTAAAACAAGGAGCTCCCAATACATACTGATCCGAGCCCGGACAAACCGGATAAAAGCCCATGGCCGAAAAAATATACCAGGCCGACATCTGCCCGCAATCGTCATTCCCGCAAAGCCCGTCGATATTATTCCGGTACATCCGGTCCATTATTTCACGCAAACGATACTGTGTTTTCCAGGGTTGGGAAGTCCACATATACAGGTACGGGATATGCTGGCTGGGCTCATTACCGTGTACATAATTCCCCATCAACCCTTCCGCTGTAATATCCTCTGTATTTGCATAATATTTAGCCGGTAATTCCATTGTAAACAAAGAATCCAATCGTTCGATAAAACGTTTATCTCCTCCCATAAAAGCCTTCAATCCATTCACATCCTGAGGTATATAAAAAGAATAATTCCAGGAATTACCTTCAATAAAACCCTGTCCATGAGTATCCAAAACATCAAAATCCGCTTTCCAATTTCCGGCCCTGTCCCTCGGACGAATAAATCCCAGCTTCGGATCAATCAAATGTTTATATGCCTTTGCCCGCTTGAAATATTTGTTCGCTATCTCCTGCTCGCCCATCACCCGGGCCATATTATAAATGGCCCAATCGTCGTATCCGTATTCCAGTGTCACAGATGCCGAACTACTACTTCTTTCCTGCGGTACATATCCTGATTCCATATATTCAGCCAATCCTTCCAGATAAGGCACCGTAGAACTACTCACAACCGCCTCTAATCCCAGTTCCCTGTCCATTTCGATTCCTTTTACACAGGCATCCGCCACAACCGAAGCTCCGTGATATCCGATCATACACCAGTTTTCATTGGCCATATGAGACCAAATCGGTAGCAATCCGTGTACGCTCTGCCGGTAATGAGCCAAAAACGAAGCAACGATATCTTTGCTCAAAGAAGGATAAAACAAATTGAACAACGGATGCAAAGCCCGGTAGGTGTCCCACACGGAAAAAACGGTATAATTGGTAAAATCACCGGCTTTGTGTATTTCATGATCCACACCCCGGTACAAACTGTCGCAATCCATATAAACCGAAGGATTGATTAATGTGTGATAAAGAGAAGAATAAAGATTACAGGTCCGGTCATAATCCCCTGTCACATCGACCACACTCAAAGCATTTTCCCACTTTTGTTCTGCCTGTCGACACAATTCATCAAAACTCCTTCCTGCAGTTTCAACCTGCAAATTGTTCAATGCACCACGACTACTCACCGGAGAAAGAGCCACCTTTATTTCCAGTGTCTCTCCGCCGGAAAAATCAAAATCGAAACAGGCAACGACATTCCGTCCGCCGATTTCCGGAAAATTCCGGTAAACATCAAACTTCCGCCACATACCATTGTAAAGCAAAGGCTTCATCTCCCGGTAACCATAACTCTTTATCGGCTTGGAAAAAGTAATTGCAAAATAAGTATAATTCACCCGGGCCCAGCCACTCGTTATACGATAGCCCGTTAACAACGTATCATTCTCTATCCGCAAATTGGCCCACAACACCTTTCCATCGTAATTATAAATACCATGCTTCAAATCCAGTATGATATGTCCGTCACCCTCCGGAAAAGTATATTTATGTACCCCTACCCGTTCCGTCGTCGTCAATTCGGCCTTCACACCATAATCCTCCAACACAACGGAATAATACCCCGGACAAGCTTTTTCCGTTGCATGTGAGAAACGGGAACGATAACCGCTATCCGGATTTTCCGCTGTCCCCGGATTATATTTTACCGGTCCGGTCACCGGCATTAGCAAAATATCACCCAGATCCGAATGCCCCGTCCCATTAAAATGAGTATGACTAAAACCGACAATCGAACTGTCCCGGTATTGATAACCGGCGCAATATTCATATACCCGGGGTTGATACTTTCCGTCAATATTATGCGGAACAGTGTCGGTATCCGGACTCAATTGCACTAAACCGTGAGGAACGCAGGCTCCGGGAAAGGTATGCCCCATTCCGTTCGTTCCGATCAACGGATTCACATAATCGATTTTTCGTTGAGCATTAACAACACTTCCTCCTACGAAAATCAAAACCAATAACAATACGGATATCCTTTTCATACGAATACGATGCAGATCATTCATTTTTCCGGACACAGGATGTTATCCTCTCCCTCAAAATTAATACAGAGGAAAGACGTCCGATACAAAAATAATCAAACTTCAAAATATCCGTTAATTTTTATAAAAAATACTCCCTAAGTTTAACCAACTTTCAGCACACTTCACAAACACATCCTGCCATTTTTACTCCAAACCCAACTTTCAAACTGAAAGCTGAAATTTAAAATCCTAAACAACCTCTTCAAAACCCTATACAGATCAATATCCACATCAATCGTAAATCAAAAATCATAAATCGTAAATTACACAATAAGTCCGTCCCAGTCATGTTCGGAAGAACAGTCCCTCCAATTTTGGAAATCAAAAAAAACATACCAGTTATTAACAATCATGTATTATTTTGTTAGTAACTAATTGTTTTATAGTGTATTGACTTGTATTTAAATATCTATATTTGTTTTCATAAACAATAGATATATGTCAACCATCTTTAATCAGAAAATTGATTTGATTCAGCTATTGCGTCAGATTCCTGATGAACATATCCTAAAAATAGCCACTAAAAGTAAAGTTGATCATTATGCCAAAGTATTGAATGGCCGTTTGATGTTTTATTTGCTTTTATCAGGAATCCTTCGTACAGATAAATT
It encodes the following:
- a CDS encoding GH92 family glycosyl hydrolase gives rise to the protein MKRISVLLLVLIFVGGSVVNAQRKIDYVNPLIGTNGMGHTFPGACVPHGLVQLSPDTDTVPHNIDGKYQPRVYEYCAGYQYRDSSIVGFSHTHFNGTGHSDLGDILLMPVTGPVKYNPGTAENPDSGYRSRFSHATEKACPGYYSVVLEDYGVKAELTTTERVGVHKYTFPEGDGHIILDLKHGIYNYDGKVLWANLRIENDTLLTGYRITSGWARVNYTYFAITFSKPIKSYGYREMKPLLYNGMWRKFDVYRNFPEIGGRNVVACFDFDFSGGETLEIKVALSPVSSRGALNNLQVETAGRSFDELCRQAEQKWENALSVVDVTGDYDRTCNLYSSLYHTLINPSVYMDCDSLYRGVDHEIHKAGDFTNYTVFSVWDTYRALHPLFNLFYPSLSKDIVASFLAHYRQSVHGLLPIWSHMANENWCMIGYHGASVVADACVKGIEMDRELGLEAVVSSSTVPYLEGLAEYMESGYVPQERSSSSASVTLEYGYDDWAIYNMARVMGEQEIANKYFKRAKAYKHLIDPKLGFIRPRDRAGNWKADFDVLDTHGQGFIEGNSWNYSFYIPQDVNGLKAFMGGDKRFIERLDSLFTMELPAKYYANTEDITAEGLMGNYVHGNEPSQHIPYLYMWTSQPWKTQYRLREIMDRMYRNNIDGLCGNDDCGQMSAWYIFSAMGFYPVCPGSDQYVLGAPCFKEMTVHLENGKKLVIKAPRVSAENRYVRSVKWNGEEYKKAYLTHEALREGGELYFEMGATPNKKRLFTKEQKPYSMTKE